TGACAGCTTACCTGTGATCCCTCAGCTAAGCTGGGATTGGAACAAGAAGAGTGGAGCAAAGGGAGCTATTAAGAATGGTTCTCAGGTAGATAGGAATGGCTTATGCTGCAAAAtatccccccaaccccccagaaGAAATCAGGTTGTGTTCTTGTCACGTTGCAAGCTGCTTTGTCTTGGAAATAACCCTGTATAAGGCCCCCTTCACTTCTGCATTCCGTAGGCTATAGATGAGGGGGTTGAGCACAGGGGTGACTATTGCATAAAATACTGACACCACCTTGTTGAGGTTGATCGATGAGGCCACCTTAGTACGTACATACATGAAGAAGAGTGTCCCATAGAAGATGGACACCACTGTCAGGTGGGCAGTACAGGTGGAAAAGGCACGGCGGCGCCCTCCGACGGAATGAATCTTCAGCACTGTGGAGATAATGCGGACATACGATACTACAATGACAACGGAGGAAACCAGGAGCACCATCAGCGAGACCAGGAAGTCAACCATCTCCTTCAGGGAGACATCAGTGCATGAGAGGACAATGAGTGGAGAAGCATCACAGAAGAAGTGGTCTATAACATTGGGGCCACAGAAAGTCAACTGGGACATGAAGTAGATAGGCAGTGCTGGGGTGAGGAACCCCACTAGCCATGagccagcagccagaagcatGCAAGCATCTCGGCCTACCATCTCCTGGTAACGCAGAGGCACACAAATAGCCACATAGCGGTCATAGGCCATGGCTGCCAGCAAGAAGCACTCAGTGCTACCCAAGAAGGTGAAGAGGTAAAGTTGGGCCAAGCAGGCAGAATAGGAGATAATTCGACCACCAGGAGATCCAAAGCTGGCCAGCATCTTGGGCACGGTGAGGGAGGTGTACCACATGTCCAGGCATGAAAGGTGGatgaggaagaaatacatgggggtgTGCAAGCGCCTTTCTGTTGCCACCACCAGGACCAGGATGGCATTTTCGGTCAGGGTCAGCAAATACATGACCAGGAAGAAGGCAAAAAGAGGCAGGCGCCCCTCATTGATGCCTGTGAAGCCCAGCAAGACAAACTCTTCCACAAGGGTCCAGTTCTCATGTTGAGGCTGCATCTAAGAGGACCGGCACAGCATTGTTAGGCTATTGTGCCCCATGGATAAAAGCAGAAGGTTAATTCTGAACATTCAGACCTTgtgtagattttatttttaaaataaggtagattctctctctctttcacacgcACACACCATCTATTTTCTCTCAATTTTTCTAAGCCCCCTTTGCACCAAGAAGTGACCAAGGCAATGTGGCTAAAGAGCCAATGTGGATCAGTATGTAGCACATGGAACAACCAACAGCTGCTAGCCAATCAACAGCCACTAGCCATTATCCCTTTGTTCTACGCTGAGAATTGCAAGTGGAGAGGGCGTTCagcgctgttgtgctcaggccttcctacaggcttcccataggcctctGGCTGACTGTTGTGAGAaccaaatgctggactagattggcttttagtctgatccagcatggctctcCTTATGCTAAacagaagctctgccactgagctaatgTCAAGTCCTTATGTTAACTCTGGGCcacttacaacaaccctgtagtaAGGATTAAAACTAAGGGGACAATCCAAGTGATCTATGGACACTTCTCTGAAAGCTTTTCTGCACAACAACGGTAGGGTCTTAGAAAATGGAGGTTCCTATTCTCACAAGGTTAAAGGGAATTATTCCTATAGACTTTAAATCATCCCTAAGAATGGGATGACTTCCAGACTGTCATTATTATGCAGGAGGAATTCAAGACATACTATAAATTTAGGTTTGGATTCAAGTTCTCTGTCATCCTAGCACAACAGAGAGGGTCAGGTGCATTCTAGGGTTCTGTTATGGCAGAAGTCAGTCACCTGACGGTTTATTTGTAGCACCTTTGGTGTAAAGTGAGATCCATTAACAGCATAATCCTACACATGTCTGCTCAGGGTTGAAGCcaatggggctcactcccaggaAACCAGTTATAGGATTCAAGACAGAATGTTTCCTGGGCTCACTTCTGAGCTATTAATGGTGTGCAGCTGGTATGGGGAAGCAGTgggcctccaaatgttgttggactccaactcccatcatacctgagcagtggctctgctggctgaggctgatggggggttggagtccagtagtgtttggagggtcacaggctccccactcctgGCATCAAGGAACTCTCCCCTAGCCAGAGCTCATGGATAACTTCTTCCAGTTACAATAGGAAAAAATGTCTAAATCTA
The nucleotide sequence above comes from Podarcis raffonei isolate rPodRaf1 chromosome 1, rPodRaf1.pri, whole genome shotgun sequence. Encoded proteins:
- the LOC128417242 gene encoding olfactory receptor 6Q1, translating into MQPQHENWTLVEEFVLLGFTGINEGRLPLFAFFLVMYLLTLTENAILVLVVATERRLHTPMYFFLIHLSCLDMWYTSLTVPKMLASFGSPGGRIISYSACLAQLYLFTFLGSTECFLLAAMAYDRYVAICVPLRYQEMVGRDACMLLAAGSWLVGFLTPALPIYFMSQLTFCGPNVIDHFFCDASPLIVLSCTDVSLKEMVDFLVSLMVLLVSSVVIVVSYVRIISTVLKIHSVGGRRRAFSTCTAHLTVVSIFYGTLFFMYVRTKVASSINLNKVVSVFYAIVTPVLNPLIYSLRNAEVKGALYRVISKTKQLAT